GGTGGGGCAGCACCCGAGATTCTAAGCGACCGGAGCACTACGCCGCGCCGATGCGAACCGCGTTGTTAACGGCGCCAGTTGTCTTCGTCGTCCCATGACCCGCCGGCCAACTGGCTGTCGCCGTCGCGCTCGTCAGGTTCATCGGTACCCATCCCTGACAGCTCGCGCTGGAGCCGCTGGAAGTCTGTCTGCGGGGAGCTGTATTTCAGTTCTCGTGCAACCTTGGTCTGCTTTGCCTTAGCCCGGCCGCGGCCCATGGGGGAACCCCCTCGCGAAAATAACGGAGCGGCCTACGAGTAGGCGGCTCCGATCTCTTGGTGTCGTTATTGTCCTGCCGACAGTTTACCGTGCCGCGCGAGCCGGTGTGGGCCAGCCCTGTCCGGCTTCCCGGACGGCACGGCCGGCGTCACCGGACATCATCGGGGACCGCCTCGTAGCCGTTCGACCGCCAGTCGTCCGGCGCCCACCTCGTCGGCGGGGGGCAGCGAGTCGACGTCGATCACCGCGGCCACCCCGGCGTCAGGTCCGGTCGCCAGGTCGGTATCGGCCGGCAGCCCGCGCTTGAGCAGGGCCAGCGCCACGGGCCCCAGGTCCACGTGCTCGACCACCGTTCCGAGGCGTCCGACGGCGCGACCGCCGGCCAGCACCGGATCACCGGTGGAAGGCCGCTCCGCGGAGCCGTCGAGGTGCAACAACACCAGCATCCGGGGCGGCCTACCCAGGTTGTGCACCCGCGCAACGGTCTCTTGGCCGCGGTAGCAGCCCTTGTTGAGGTGAACGGCCCCGACGCCAGGACCGCCGATCCAGCCCACTTCGTGGGGAATGGTGCGCTCGTCGGTGTCGACACCGAGCCGCGGGCGCAAGGCCGCCACTCGGTGAGCTACTCGGTGGGCCTCATAGGCCCACACGCCTGCCGGCCGCACACCCGCCTGGGTCACGCGGTGCTGCCAGCTAGCGGACTCGCCGCGCGGGACCAGCAGGTCCAGCTCGATCTGGTCGGCGGGAGCCCCGGGCATCCGCCGCACGAAGCCTCCACCGGGTAGTGGCACCGCCGCCTCTTGGGTGGGTAGGGCGTCCAGACCCAGGGCTGCGAGCACGGCCGGATCCGCCAGCTTCGGCCCGATTAGCGATGACACCGCCATATCGGCGGTGTTCGGGGCGACGTCGGACCAGAACACCATCTTGCGCAGGTAGCCCAGCAGCGGTTCACCCCGCCACGGTTCCGTGTCGAGATAGGTGGTTCCGCCCAGCTCGGTCTGGATCCAGTGGTCCTCAACCCGGCCCTGTCCGTCGAGGCTCAGATTCTGGGTGCTGGCGCCCTCGGGCAATTCGCTGACGTGTTGGGTCGAGATGCTGTGCAACCAGGTCCGCCGGTCGGCCCCGGTCAGGGTGAGCACCGCACGGTGCGAGCGGTCCACCAGCACGGCATCGGTTTCGGCGGCCCGTTGCTCGCCCAGCGGATCGCCGTAATGCCAGATCGCGCCGGCGTCGGGTCCGGGATCTGGAGCGGGCACCGCAGACACATACTCAACTCTACGGACCTTTGCGATCGCCACGGGGTCTGATGGTGGCGACCCGCAGCGCCCGGCTGCGCCGCGCTTGCGATCGCCACGGGGTCTGATGGTGGCGACCCGCAGCGCCCGGCTGCGCCGCGCTTGCGATCGCCGTTAGGCTGCTCGTTCATGGCTGGCCAGACGGGTGTGGTCGTCACGCTCGACGGCGAGATCCTCGAACCGGAGACGCCGCTGCTGCACGCCGATGACCTGGCGGTGGTCCGGGGCGACGGCATTTTCGAGACGCTGCTGGTACGGGATGGCAGGGCGTGTCTGGTCGAGGCCCACCTGCAGCGGCTGACCCAGTCGGCCAGGTTGATGGATCTGCCCGAGCCTGACCTGCCTGGCTGGCGGCGCGCGATCGACCTGGCGACGCAGCGGTGGGTTCAGACCACCGACGACGAGGGCGCGATGCGGTTGATCTCCAGCCGCGGCCCAGAAAGTGGCGCGGCGCCGACGGCCTACGTCATGGTCAACCCCGTCCCGGACCGGGTGGCCGCAGTCCGCCGCGATGGCCTGTCGGCAATCACCCTGAACCGTGGGTTGCCCGCTGCCGGTGCCGACGCAATGCCCTGGCTGCTGGCCGGCGCGAAGACGCTGTCCTACGCGGTGAACATGGCCGCGCTGCGTCACGCCGCCCGGCAGGGCGCCGGCGACGTCATCTTCCTCAGCTCTGATGGCTACATCCTGGAAGGTCCGCGATCAACGGTGGTGATCGCCGCCGACGGCGACGAAGCAACGGGCGGAAACCCGTGCTTGCTGACGCCGCCGCCTTGGTTTCCGATCCTGCGTGGCACGACACAACAGGCGCTGTTTGAGGTTGCCCGGTCGAAGGGTTTCGACTGCGACTACCGCGCCCTGCAGATCGCCGACCTGTTTGACGCCCGAGGGGTCTGGCTCCTATCGAGCATGACCCTGGCCGCGCGCGTGCACACCCTTGACGGGCGCCGGTTAGCCCGCGGCCCGGTCGCCGCCGCCTTCGCCGAGTTGGTCGACGCCGCTATCGTGAGCGATCGCTGAAGCATGAATTCTGTTGTGGGTAGGCCGGAGCACGGGTACGGTCGGCCGTACACAAGGAAGGAGGTGGTCCGCGAAATTGATAGCTTCATGGACATGTGAGGTGACTGCGCGCTAGCTGCATTGGCTCGGAAGAGCCGGCGATCAAAGCGCTGGCGAATTCTCCGCAGCCACCCGGCCCCCGAGCCTTCGGTCTGTCCAACCGGAAATGTGCTCGGGGGTCGTTCCATGTCTGGGCCCGGGAAGCCACTCGGTCTGCTCAGCAGAGGAACGAGGGAGACGTGCGTGTAGGTCGTGGTGCCGTTACCCGAAATGTGAGTGTTTGTATGGCGCTTGGCAATTCGGGTAGCGCCTCCTTGCGGCGTTGCGGTCCCCACGTGCGGGAGTGTGGGTGTCGCACGCTCGGCGACATTCGGGCGAATCTCCCATGTCTGAGCGTTGTCGAAAAGGTGCCCTGAGGGGAAACTGGGTCTCACCCCGGAGGTGTTGCGGAGGTGTCCCGTGTGCTCCCAGGTTCCTGCCACCACTTGGTGGGTTCCTGGCGAGCCCGTGCCGGGCGAGGTGGTCGTGTACTTCGCGGACGATCCGCGCCGGCTCTACCAACTTCGTCAATGGCTCCCGGTGTTCGAGCTGCTCGATCGGGCTCATCCGATCCTGGTTGTGACGCGCCACCCGCAGACGTACGCCGAGCTGGGCCGGCTCACCCGGCTGCGCCGCGTATGCGTGCCGAATCTAGCGGAGCTCGTCCAGCTATACGGTGACGGCGACCTCAAGGCCGCGATCTACGTCAACAACTCCGCGCTGAACTTCCACTCGCTGGCCGCCACCCGGATGGTTCATATCCATGTGAACCACGGCGAAAGCGACAAGGCCTGCATGGCGAGCAACCAGGCAAAGGCGTACGACCGCGTCCTCGTGGCAGGCGAGGCCGCGCTGCGGCGCTATCGGGAAGCGCTGATCGAGTTCGACGAGCGCAGGTTCGTCCCGGTTGGCCGCCCGCAGCTCGACCTCCGCCCCGCGCCCGTCCTGCCCCCGACCGCACGGCGCACGGTTCTCTACGCCCCCACCTGGGAGGGCGAGAACGCCGCGAACAACTTCACCTCGGTCGACGTCCACGGCCCGGCCATCGCGGCCGCGGCCCTCGCGCTGCCAGACGTGCGTGTGGTCTAC
This is a stretch of genomic DNA from Mycobacterium lacus. It encodes these proteins:
- the ygfZ gene encoding CAF17-like 4Fe-4S cluster assembly/insertion protein YgfZ, whose product is MSAVPAPDPGPDAGAIWHYGDPLGEQRAAETDAVLVDRSHRAVLTLTGADRRTWLHSISTQHVSELPEGASTQNLSLDGQGRVEDHWIQTELGGTTYLDTEPWRGEPLLGYLRKMVFWSDVAPNTADMAVSSLIGPKLADPAVLAALGLDALPTQEAAVPLPGGGFVRRMPGAPADQIELDLLVPRGESASWQHRVTQAGVRPAGVWAYEAHRVAHRVAALRPRLGVDTDERTIPHEVGWIGGPGVGAVHLNKGCYRGQETVARVHNLGRPPRMLVLLHLDGSAERPSTGDPVLAGGRAVGRLGTVVEHVDLGPVALALLKRGLPADTDLATGPDAGVAAVIDVDSLPPADEVGAGRLAVERLRGGPR
- a CDS encoding aminodeoxychorismate lyase is translated as MVVTLDGEILEPETPLLHADDLAVVRGDGIFETLLVRDGRACLVEAHLQRLTQSARLMDLPEPDLPGWRRAIDLATQRWVQTTDDEGAMRLISSRGPESGAAPTAYVMVNPVPDRVAAVRRDGLSAITLNRGLPAAGADAMPWLLAGAKTLSYAVNMAALRHAARQGAGDVIFLSSDGYILEGPRSTVVIAADGDEATGGNPCLLTPPPWFPILRGTTQQALFEVARSKGFDCDYRALQIADLFDARGVWLLSSMTLAARVHTLDGRRLARGPVAAAFAELVDAAIVSDR
- a CDS encoding CDP-glycerol glycerophosphotransferase family protein yields the protein MPGEVVVYFADDPRRLYQLRQWLPVFELLDRAHPILVVTRHPQTYAELGRLTRLRRVCVPNLAELVQLYGDGDLKAAIYVNNSALNFHSLAATRMVHIHVNHGESDKACMASNQAKAYDRVLVAGEAALRRYREALIEFDERRFVPVGRPQLDLRPAPVLPPTARRTVLYAPTWEGENAANNFTSVDVHGPAIAAAALALPDVRVVYKPHSRVASSTDHGMAAAHRRIVELVEQAARREPAAGHRVLIDADILAVFPGCSVLITDVSSVGLDFLYLHVDKPLFVTDRRNDRAGLNAQAPVSRCADVVDAATVGSLTGTLAERLARDAYRAEREAMRRYYFGDPAPGENTKRFLAAVEEALAARRTWDRRLLVP
- a CDS encoding DUF3073 domain-containing protein, which produces MGRGRAKAKQTKVARELKYSSPQTDFQRLQRELSGMGTDEPDERDGDSQLAGGSWDDEDNWRR